The Alteromonas macleodii ATCC 27126 genome segment ACTTTATTGCAGGTAAAGATTTTGAGGATAGCAGCGAAAATACCGCGTCGGTATTTGCGCCCAACACAGGTGAAGTTCAGGCTGAAGTAAGCTTGGCTAACACTTCAACTTTGGCCTATGCAATTGAAACAGCCCAAGCTGCACAGGTTGAGTGGGCAGCAACAAATCCTCAACGACGCGCTCGTGTTATGTTCAAGTTTAAAGAGTTGGTTGAAGCAAACCGCGAGCGCTTGGCGGCACTATTATCAAGCGAGCACGGTAAAGTGTTGGTTGATGCGCAAGGTGATATTCAGCGTGGCCTTGAAGTTATCGAGTTTGCCTGTGGTATCCCTCATGCGCAAAAAGGTGAGTATACCGAAGGCGCAGGCCCAGGAATCGATGTGTACTCCATGCGCCAAGCACTTGGTGTAGTGGCAGGCATTACGCCATTTAACTTCCCGGCCATGATCCCAATGTGGATGTTCGGTGTGGCAATTGCCTGCGGTAACGCGTTCATTTTAAAGCCATCAGAGCGCGATCCGTCAGTACCTGTTGAACTGGCAAAGCTTATGATTGAAGCAGGCCTTCCTGCAGGTGTACTTAACGTTGTTCACGGTAACAAAGAAGTGGTTGATGGTATTTTAGATCATCAAACTATTAAAGCGGTGAGCTTTGTAGGCTCTTCTGACATCGCTAATTACGTGTACGAGCGTGGCGCTCGTGCAGGTAAGCGCGTTCAAGCTATGGGCGGCGCGAAAAACCATGGCATTGTAATGCCTGATGCTGATTTAGATCAGGTGGTAACCGACTTAGTTGGTGCTGCATACGGCAGTGCCGGTGAACGCTGTATGGCGCTACCGGTTGTCGTTCCAGTGGGCGATGAAACCGCTGAGAAACTGAAAGCCAAACTTATTCCGGCTATTAAAGACATTATGGTAAGTCATAGTGAAGATCCTAACGCTCATTATGGCCCTGTGGTTACTGCTGCTCACAAAGAGCGCGTTGAAGGCTATATCGACCTTTGCATAGAAGAAGGTGCTGAGCTTGTTTACGACGGCAGAACCAGTCAGATCCCAGACGACAGTCAAGGCTACTTCATCGGCCCAAC includes the following:
- a CDS encoding CoA-acylating methylmalonate-semialdehyde dehydrogenase translates to MRKIVHFIAGKDFEDSSENTASVFAPNTGEVQAEVSLANTSTLAYAIETAQAAQVEWAATNPQRRARVMFKFKELVEANRERLAALLSSEHGKVLVDAQGDIQRGLEVIEFACGIPHAQKGEYTEGAGPGIDVYSMRQALGVVAGITPFNFPAMIPMWMFGVAIACGNAFILKPSERDPSVPVELAKLMIEAGLPAGVLNVVHGNKEVVDGILDHQTIKAVSFVGSSDIANYVYERGARAGKRVQAMGGAKNHGIVMPDADLDQVVTDLVGAAYGSAGERCMALPVVVPVGDETAEKLKAKLIPAIKDIMVSHSEDPNAHYGPVVTAAHKERVEGYIDLCIEEGAELVYDGRTSQIPDDSQGYFIGPTFFDHVTKDMRSYQEEIFGPVLQMVRAKDFNEAVNLASDHQYGNGVAMYTRNGHAAREFAQRVNVGMVGINVPIPVPVAYHTFGGWKRSAFGDTNQHGMEGVKFWTKVKTITQRWPDGSDTNDNAFVIPTMG